From Carcharodon carcharias isolate sCarCar2 chromosome 21, sCarCar2.pri, whole genome shotgun sequence:
AGAGGCATAAATCAATGAAGGGATTTAAGTATAATTAAAATTTATAACTGCAAGCATTGGGAGATCAGGAGTCAAAATGACAGTACAGAGGGGTGGTATGTGAAAAGAACTGGTTGCAAAAGGTGAGATATTGGGGAGTAGaattctgtgttcctccaattctagcctttgaagtcaactgaaataaaaacaaaacccaTAGAGCTATAAAATGACTGCCAATTTGCTATCAGAATTGTCCCCAATTTCAGTTCAAGATATGCTGGGTTTTACATACACATGGCATCAAATTTGACATAACATAGTTAAGCCACATATGGGAGTATTTAAAGCTGTTCCAGAAATCCAAATGTAGAATGATATTAAACCTATGAAAAGCAGAACAAAGGGGTTAAAACGAGTGAAAAAGTTAGACCATTTTTGCAACCTACAGGTCAATATTGGCCTAACCATTGGTTCAAGAGGCAATGTGACTATAGTGACCAGTTTCAGGTTGTGTCCAACCATAAAATGGGTAAAGGAGGAATGGATTTAGTTAAGGCTAGAAAAATTAAGGTACaaaggagagacagaggagtCAATTTAGATATTGGCCAATCCTGCACCTACAACATTTTTCTGTGAAGAAAAAATTGGAGGGAAGGTTAAAAAATGGTAAATTTCAAATTTGTACTACTGATTAACCAAATGTTATCATGCCAAGCTACTGtttgctaaatggaatagatacCCAATGAAGAGCACTTACCTTCTAGAAGGGCAATGGAATCTGACCAGAGCGTTTCAGTAAGATACACATTTGTAGATCCATTTCTTACAGCATACTTGAACCTATGATATTTTAAAAGGTTAAAGTAGATGAACCTGGTAGCTTCACCAGCCTCATTTTGTAGCAATTGAATAATCAACTAAGAATCAATCCTCAAGTATATGTGCCTCCAAGCTACACAAATGATACTGCTATACCAATATACTCTTCCAGATAAACAAGTTTTTGAATTTGCTCAAGTCATTTATTGACTTGGATAACTAACCCCCCATCCCATTTTTTGTTGGGGGTCGGGGGCGTAGAGAAGAAAGAGTCACTGGTGAAAACATATTCCACCAGAAGTACCACACAGAGGAAGCATCTTAAAAGGGTGCCATAATAGCTGAAAATCCATTTCACAGAAGTTACAATCATTCTAGTCCACAACATCCATACCCTGGTCTGAATGATCCATTAATATAAAAAGGAGTACACTATTAGATGGAATAATTGAGGTCAGCATGATTCAGTCAAGTGATTATTGACTGTCAATAAGTTGATGTTTGTAAAATTTTCATTTTAGTCCAGTTGTTTTAGACAAGCAGGAAAAATTTGCCTGCTGCAATTGGCACAAAATTCATACAAAATTCATACCACAGTTCCTACAACGGGAAAAGATTTGAACCTCCTTACCTGTACTTTACACCTGCAGTAAGTGGAGCATTGCATTTATTTGGAGGGTTAATTTGCCTCAGACACTGGACATCATCCCCAACTCTGAACAGATATTCATCAATCTCAGCTTGGATTCTCAAAGGATCTGTGCTCAGCATGAAGGGTGAAGATGTACATGTTGGAATGCCAAAGCTTGCAGCACGATATGGCCCAGTTGCCCCTCCTTTTGTTTGTTGATAAGTCCTTATGCTGCTATTGCCAATGGCATTTGGTATTGCTGCAAAGAGAAGGATTATTAAACTTGTCAGTtcatttcattcattttttgtaAACATCAAGTTGCATACAAAAACAATTGTGTTATTGAATGCCAAATAGCAAATTTTTAATTAGAAGTTCTACAGCCTCTAGGCTAGAGAAGACAACTAATCACTGGCTAGGAAATAATTGGAATTGACTTGTTCCAGTTCTTAAGTTAATAAAATCACTGCCGATATTACCAAAAAAATTCCATGGTATACCACTGCAGCTAATCCAAAGATAAGGGACAGTAAGAACAGCCTGTTGGTCTTGGAGCAATTACTAACCAACTTTCTCCAATAAAAATGTTCAATTATCTAACAGATGTCTTTACAAGAGGGACAGCATCACTTCAGATTAAGGGCTGATGACCTTTTTGTATCAAGCACAACTATAAATACAAGACTTAACCAGATTTCTGAAAAATAATTGTTGCTAAATAATTGTTCGCtaagcaatcttcagccagaaatgctgagtggatgatccatcttggcctcctccagaagcCCCCAACatcagttgccagtcttcagccaattcgattcactcggCGTGATAAGAAATggttgaaagcactggatactgaaaaggctatggaccctgacaatattccagcaatagtactgaagacttttgctccagaactagctgcaatcttaaccaagctgttccagtacagctacaacactgacatctacctggcaacgtggaaacttgcccaggtatgtcctgtacgcaagctggacaaatccaacccagtcaattacctccccatcaatctactctccaccAGGAAGGGATGGAGGGTaaatcaacagtgctttcaagaggcacttgattagcaataacctgctcactggtgctcagtttgggttccaccagagccactcagctcctgacctcattgcagcctttgttcaaacgtggacaaaagagctgaactagaGGCGAGGAGGGAGTGACTGCCTTTAATATCAAGGCACCGTTTAACCCAGTGTAGCattaagaagccctagcaaaattgtagtcaatgggaaccagagggtaatctctccactggttggagtcatacctagcacaaaggaagatggttgtggtcatttgaggttagtcatctcatctccaggagttcctcagggtggtgttctcggcccagccatcttcagctgctttatcaatgacattgcttccatcataagttcatcagttcactgataattgcacaatgttcagcaccatttgcaactcctcagatactgatgcagttcACATTCAAATGCagacattcgatggcattaccatcactgaatcccccaatatgcTGGAGGCTGCCATTTACCAGAAAtggaactagccatataaatattgtggctacaagagcgggtcagagactaggaatcctgcaaaaacacctgactccccaaagcctgtccagctacaaggcacaagtcaggggtatgatggaatactccccacttgcctggatgagtgtagctccaactcaagaagcttgacaccatccaggacaaaacagcccattcaattgtcaccccatccacaaacattcactcccactaccACAGTGGCAGTGTGCACCATGTATAAAAGATGCATTTcaggaactcactaagcctcctaaggcagcaccttccaagcccacaaccaccaccaccaaggataagggcagcagacacatgggaataccaatATCTGCAAgctccccctccaagccactcaccaacttgagttggaaatatattgccgttctttcatcactgggtcaaatcctgaaactccctccctaacagcactgtggatgcacaacatggactgcagcagttcaagaaggtagctgcTCACCACcaaaagggcaataaatgctggcttaaccagtgacacccacatcccatgaataaaaaaaattaaaatagaaacattaagGACTGTTATTTTAGTTGGTGTATTCAGGGTATTTCTTTAGCTCCTAATCCCTAATTCAATAAGGTTAGCTTCAGCTTTCCAACCTCAATAGAAAACTATTTGGGAGTTTTCCTGCTTGAATAGCTAAAAAGCTAAGGCACTATGTTGTTAATCCAAGAGCAGACAAATCAATCATGAAAACTCCCCATGATTCAGAAGTGTCTTACAGACCAGGCAGGATACTTttattataataaaagcaaaatattacagatgctggaaataaaaaaatagctaaaaactcaggtctgacagcatttgcagagaggaatacagttaatgttttgagtctctGACTCTTATTATTGGacatccagaactggatgagaAGTTTCCTCCAATATTGGGACAACTGAAGATAGTCATACCATTCCCGAGCtaccaattccatccctctccctggcaacagtcagaTTAAGCCAGCCTGTTTTCAACCTTGGGTTGAAACATTTGATCCAGAGATAAGGTTCTGACCTcatttgcaccatcactaaggTTGCTCATTTCctaaagagaaagacttgcatttatatagcacttttcacaaccacttgACATCTCAAAGTACCTTTTGGAAGTGTTATCATAAATGTAACAGCTAATACATatgcagcaaactcccacaaacagcaatgtgataatgaccagataatccgctTGAGATGCTGATCAAgagaaatattagccaggacattgGCGATAACTTGCTGCTATGTTTAacaatagcaccatgggatcttttacataccCAAGCTGGCAGATGGAATCTCCATAGCACTGCCTGACTTTCCTCCACCCCCAGAATGTTAAACTAATGCTAGCATGTTAGGAAAAGCATCATAAACATCCAAGCTGTAATTAGAAGTACTAATGATGCATTCTCTCTGGGGATTAcaaattttgggggggggggaaaataCATAAGGTGGGGTTAAAAAAGTTATGATTTAATGTTTTTCAACAGCAAGAACTTTGAATACTCAAATGCGAAGATTTATATTTGAGGCCCTTTTACAAGAGTTTCAGGAGCAAAACCAGGGACCATTGCACCTTGCTTCCATATTCTTATAATTCCCAGTGGCCAGGTTTGTAAATATTAAAAAATTGGCCATTAACACTTGGAAACCAAAATGACTACTGCAATTGCTTGGTCAGGCAAATTTAACAATGGATTGAATGTTCCAGGTAACATCACTGGAGGGTTGGGAATTGACATTGTATTGACTCCATCAGCACATTATTGCTAACACCATTTTCTATCACAACCCCCAGCATGTTTATGCAACACCTCAATTTCAGGTGACAGGAGTAGCCAAATTTATCAACAGGAACATTTACAAAATCTGTTCTGCTGTGCTCCAAGGGAGGACAATTGACAGGAGAGTCAGAATTCAGTGACAACAGGAGATGAAAGGGCAAAGAGTTTAGTACAAACCTTAAATCTGTACTGTGCAGAAAGCCTTTCTTTGGCTATGGATTTTCCTCAGGCATTAAGGGAGGTCTGCAGCCAAAAATGGAAGGTACActtccaaaaaaaaaacttcatatAGTCAATGCACTATAGTATTTGAGTCAACCCCACAATGCATCAGGCTTCTAGTATAATAGAGTAATAGTTCTAAATGGATTAGTTCCATTCTACAAGATTCATAAAAGAACCTAGTCAATAAACGCGAAACACTCTACACCTTTGCAACATTGCTGAGTGGGGAAAAAAGTGGTCAATATGATTCACAAATTCATAATGACTGATCAAGGGGAAAGAGATAAAGGCAACAAGACTTGTGTAGACGTTCACTGAACAAGTGTGACAGTAGAAGCAATAAATACCATATCTAGCTTTGGAAGGCAAAGACCAGAATGTCAGGAGATGAAATCATGATATTTCAAATTAAACAAGGACGGAAAGTAACACATTGCTTCAAACAAAGAAAAATTTTCTGATGTCAATCCAAGCTTGGGGACCAACATCAACACAACTTTCCGAAAAGCACTGATAGTAAATTTTCCGATTTGCAATACACCAGTTATTTGCGAGGACTTTTTGTCCAAGGGGtttattttttttcttaattGAAGGATTGAGCGTTTCCTTTATatgaagagagggagagtactCCCCAGCCCCAAACTTTTTACCCCAACACTTACAATTCACAGTAGCTTGCACGCCGAACACATCGACAACAGTACCATTGGTAAAGACACAAATCGGCTTGGTTagagtgatggtggtggtagttCGGAGAGCTCGGATTTCACGGGTCGGGGGAACTTCTGGTTTGACTTTTATAACTACGATAAAAACGAAGAGATTGAGTTTAAACCTTATTACGAAGTTCTACTGAAACAAAACGAATTCGATCAAAGTTAAATTGTACCAAGGAAGATAGACTCAATAAGTTAGGAGCTTAAAAAGCGAACTAACCAACACAGAACGCAGATGGGATCCAAAGACCAAATAAAAAAAGGACGATCTTCATCTTATAAGGAAAGTTACCGACAAACTGACTGCAGTAATCAGCAAATGGAAGTAAATGAGAAACAGCAGTTCAAACTGTGCAGAGTGAGCGAGCTGCTCTTTAACCCGTCCAACCGGTCTAACCAGCTCATTTTACAATTCCAGCAGAAATCCACCTGATACCCATTTACTGCCTTGTTGCTTCCTCGTGTTTCCGAATTTGACATAAAATTATTTTAGATACACAAACAAAATTTAACTCACAAATGAAAAGATAATTTGATTTAAACCAATTGGACGATTTAAAATTTGAGCTTGGTTGTGAGTTTGTCATTATATCAAGAAGGAAGCTCCCGACTTCCAATGAGATCACAGCCATACCTTCAGACTCAAGCTTTCAATGCTACAAGTTGATGAGACCATTGCCTAAGGTAGATCACAAACCAACTGAAAACTATTAAGTAAAAATCAACACATTTAACAAGAAAAGTCCAATTTGTACATTACAATGCTatgatttgtccttcattttgttaatttagtttaattgtttaactccagaaaGAGTTACAATGCTATGATATGGAAAAGTACCAGCATTGTGCAAGTGAAAGACAGAGGGAACAGACCTCATAATACTTGACTAATGACCATTTCAGGTCATACTCCACCATAAGTTTCATGTCATTAGTGAATGTGCCCTCTAGGCAGAGTATCAAAGGTGCTATCATAAGTAAATCTGAATTTCCATAATTTGATTCCAGGCAGATTGTTCATTGAAAAATTAAAGATTAAAAAAACAGTGGTGCTGGAGCTGAACTCTAGGGGGAAAATTGTTGTTGGTCATATTTATTCTGAAGCATTGGCTCCAGGGCAGTAATATAAGTAAGCAGGTGGCCTTAAAGGTCTACCCGGAAAGCAAATTCCTCCATTTTATtcttctctgctctcacactaccCTACAGATTTGAGGAATATTACATTCCTGTCTGGGCTCACACACTACAGATTATGTTGGGTGGATCATCAATGCTGTTATGCATTTTGTGTCAGGCATATTGAATCCTATTGTCCCCTCATGGTTACCAGTCTTTTGCAAAATGGCTCTTCCACATCTTTGTCATTCAGAAGCAGTCGTAGAATTGGTGAAAAAAAATTGTGACAAAATTATGTTGCTAATTTACATTAATTTGTTCTATTTATGAGCATAGCCCTCTTTGAGATACCCAatatgttcaatctttcctgatccTTTGAACCTTTCCTTACCATTCTCTGTCATGAAGAATGAACAGCAGATGCCCCTATAAAGCATATACCATTTCTGACCCTACAGAATGTCAACCAGATTGTTCTGGACCCCCTCTTAGTTGAGCATTTCTCAGCCACTTTTGAACTGTACAGTGACAGTCCACCTCAAATCTTCACCAATGTCGCCTTCATGATAATGACAAAGGTCTTTGAGAACAAATACAACCCATGTTCCTTATCACTGAATCAAGCTCACTAACAACTATCTGGTGATCTACATGCTGATGGTGGCAATGCTCTAAGATGGCTGAAATTATATGATGAGTCTGCATATATTCAATAATAAGAATAGtgtaaaacaacattttttgaAGAGGTCACTAAAGTAGTGGAAAGGGTattgcttacaaaactcaaacatagtgtccaacattagatgtgattctgtgattgaacaACATCTgccaaacaatcctgattgtgctaagaattacactgaaaaccaacttAAGATTGTTAGTTAGGCTCACAGTCTGGCTCACTTAggcatgctagaagccacatatattcacacacagagtCCTGTTCTTTGCTGACAAGAGGAACATGTGcacattgcattttttttttcagttaaacaaaagctaagggaacagtcattccctggttcatttctcagggcaatgccttgaccaatcagagttgacctgcccagtttgaatttgaacaaagctgggcagttaactgttccatcctgcattctccacggcaatgcctccaccaatcagagttcacttgctaaccaatcagcgctcttttcttatgcagtataaattgctttCCCCTATTACTGCTGGAAAATGCTTGCaagctatcctgatgagtacaagacaaaaagctttgatagcatgtctcttttatcagcaatgCTCAAGAGGGTAATGTCAATGGTTATTATttgtatggacttccagaagtcatttgataaagtccctcataagagactgttagcGAAAATTGAAGCTCAAAGAATTGAAGGAAAATTATTTATTATTTAGAGAATATGGATAATGGgtatgattggcaggatgtgactagtggtgtgccacaaaaATTGGTGTTGGGGCATCAACAATTGATTGTACTTATTAGCGATTTAAAtaatgggatagaaagccacatatccaagtttgccgATGAAACAAAGCTAggcaatttatttattttttattcattcatggatgtgggcatcactggctagaccagtatttattgccca
This genomic window contains:
- the LOC121292985 gene encoding uroplakin-3a-like; the protein is MKIVLFLFGLWIPSAFCVVIKVKPEVPPTREIRALRTTTTITLTKPICVFTNGTVVDVFGVQATVNSIPNAIGNSSIRTYQQTKGGATGPYRAASFGIPTCTSSPFMLSTDPLRIQAEIDEYLFRVGDDVQCLRQINPPNKCNAPLTAGVKYRFKYAVRNGSTNVYLTETLWSDSIALLEAPGPTVIDPAGRSTGGMVVITTILVILLFLLLCAFVTLLMSIFCLRKEIPAVEQRPTPVSYVAHKKHLDFSQHMYAEASKPAVQQSSEERYQPTIESIQGSE